From a region of the Pseudomonadales bacterium genome:
- a CDS encoding DUF1631 domain-containing protein: MSNEQTNVGTPATDTKTRRALLAEIAQIALDSLRTLFDSTFSACDDVFFDLASRAHSNADQAHYFESLREIRVQKSRVQTNFLALIDRAFTAIDRPPEPQPTTGGDDASEPALELVSHEQMEITALSTDMVTRARNEWQDELFQIRDRLQAISRPFAEHVSPLDPETITSAFIEAAKPIVVSIDIRKIILRQFNQQALMHLDRLLDPVNERLIAANVLPELGQQRRRRIKKSPSTPQRSAAADPAADPGAQPGTVSGDSGLAGMGIPEADREMRELAQVLKRLHDGGIRLPMLQAMPVQPASSTTPAIPRDELLSLLAEVKLTPGDETEAATVPLDIRSAIASIVANRGQIALAQTDEDIINVVAMFFDIILDDRNLPLEIQALVSRLQLPILKVALRDRAFFTDRKHPARQLINEIARTSIGWEASNKDQQDALFIRLTELVEMVLHDSNDGSDIFEKCLNDLMDFIAKQDAHASKQEQRTRERTAARTRTAHAREVVNTLLNERLEGAALAPDITDFLVNDWQRVMLQRHLKYETQSPEWQEAIQILDDLVWAGQAHPGPEARARLSELVGRLRPRIAAVLEDAGTDLGRGGAALKQVTAALARIHAGQVDAAATRPLSEEQRQRIEPVQAAKPWQEMTAVERQMVRQQQLLDEHLSKVDALEVGTWLQYDDLRSGVSRRCKLTARLAETDTFVFVNRMGAKVYEKPRKAFAYDLQMGYARVLETRPFFDRTLERITSNLRKLAET, encoded by the coding sequence ATGAGCAACGAGCAAACGAACGTCGGCACGCCAGCCACCGACACGAAGACCCGCCGTGCACTTCTTGCCGAGATCGCCCAGATCGCGCTCGACAGTCTGCGAACGCTGTTCGACAGCACGTTCAGCGCGTGTGACGACGTTTTTTTCGATCTCGCCAGCCGCGCACACAGCAACGCGGACCAGGCACACTATTTCGAATCCCTGCGCGAAATTCGCGTGCAGAAGAGCCGGGTCCAGACCAACTTCCTGGCGCTGATCGACCGGGCATTCACCGCCATCGATCGCCCACCGGAACCCCAGCCGACGACGGGTGGGGATGATGCATCCGAGCCGGCACTCGAGCTGGTGTCGCACGAACAGATGGAGATCACCGCCCTCAGCACGGACATGGTCACGCGCGCGCGCAACGAGTGGCAGGACGAGCTGTTCCAGATACGCGATCGCCTGCAGGCGATCAGCCGGCCGTTTGCGGAACATGTGAGCCCCCTCGATCCGGAAACGATCACCAGCGCATTCATCGAAGCGGCGAAACCCATCGTCGTCAGCATCGACATCCGCAAGATCATCCTGCGTCAGTTCAACCAGCAGGCGCTGATGCACCTCGATCGGCTCCTCGACCCGGTCAACGAGCGGCTGATTGCTGCCAACGTGCTGCCCGAGCTCGGCCAACAGCGCCGCCGGCGCATCAAGAAGAGCCCGTCCACGCCGCAACGATCAGCAGCCGCCGATCCCGCGGCAGACCCGGGTGCGCAGCCCGGAACAGTCAGCGGCGATTCCGGACTGGCCGGCATGGGGATACCCGAAGCCGACCGCGAGATGCGCGAGCTGGCGCAGGTGCTGAAACGACTGCACGACGGCGGCATCCGCCTGCCGATGCTGCAAGCGATGCCGGTACAGCCAGCCAGCAGCACCACCCCCGCGATACCGCGTGACGAGTTGCTGTCGCTGCTCGCCGAAGTGAAGCTCACGCCCGGGGACGAGACAGAGGCCGCGACAGTGCCTCTCGACATCCGCAGCGCGATCGCGTCGATCGTGGCAAACCGGGGACAGATCGCACTCGCTCAGACCGACGAGGACATCATCAACGTCGTTGCGATGTTCTTCGACATCATCCTCGACGATCGCAACCTGCCACTCGAGATCCAGGCACTGGTCAGCCGGCTGCAACTGCCGATACTGAAGGTTGCGCTGAGAGATCGTGCATTCTTCACTGATCGCAAGCACCCCGCGCGCCAGCTCATCAACGAAATCGCACGCACCAGCATCGGCTGGGAAGCAAGCAACAAGGACCAGCAGGACGCCCTGTTCATCCGCCTGACCGAACTCGTCGAAATGGTGCTGCACGACTCGAACGACGGCAGTGACATCTTCGAAAAGTGTCTGAACGATCTCATGGACTTCATCGCGAAGCAGGATGCGCACGCGAGCAAGCAGGAACAGCGCACGCGCGAACGGACAGCCGCGCGTACACGCACTGCACACGCGCGCGAGGTGGTGAACACGCTGCTGAACGAGCGACTGGAAGGTGCCGCGCTCGCCCCCGACATCACCGACTTCCTGGTGAACGACTGGCAACGCGTCATGCTCCAGCGTCACCTCAAGTACGAAACGCAGAGCCCGGAGTGGCAGGAAGCGATACAGATCCTCGACGACCTGGTCTGGGCCGGGCAAGCACATCCAGGACCCGAGGCGAGGGCTCGACTGAGCGAACTGGTGGGCCGCCTGCGCCCGCGCATCGCAGCGGTGCTGGAAGACGCCGGAACCGACCTCGGCCGTGGCGGAGCGGCGCTGAAACAGGTGACGGCAGCACTTGCAAGGATTCACGCCGGACAGGTCGATGCCGCCGCCACCAGGCCGCTGTCGGAAGAACAACGTCAGCGCATCGAACCGGTACAGGCCGCGAAACCGTGGCAGGAAATGACGGCGGTCGAACGGCAGATGGTACGCCAGCAGCAGTTGCTCGACGAGCATCTCTCCAAGGTCGACGCGCTCGAAGTCGGCACCTGGCTGCAATACGACGATCTGCGCAGCGGTGTCAGCCGCCGCTGCAAGCTCACGGCCAGGCTCGCCGAGACCGACACCTTCGTGTTCGTGAACCGTATGGGAGCAAAAGTGTACGAAAAGCCGCGCAAGGCCTTCGCCTACGATCTGCAGATGGGTTACGCGCGCGTTCTCGAAACGCGACCGTTCTTCGATCGCACGCTGGAGCGCATCACGTCGAATCTGCGCAAGCTCGCGGAAACCTGA
- the cgtA gene encoding Obg family GTPase CgtA produces MKFVDEVAIRVHAGNGGNGCVSFRREKYVPFGGPDGGDGGDGGSIWLLADAALNTMVDYRYTRQFRAANGKAGSGANCTGRSGEDLVLPVPVGTTVMDEDTGEVIGDLTASGQRLLVAQGGFHGLGNTRFKSSTNRAPRQSTPGSDGEARSLRLELKLLADVGLLGLPNAGKSTFIRAVSAARPKVADYPFTTLVPNLGVVRIAQHRSFVIADIPGLIEGASEGAGLGVRFLKHLTRTRLLLHLVDVQPLDGSDPVESVRAIERELLRFSATLAERERWLVLNKTDLLPLEEMSAVCDDIIARLGWRGPAFRISALAADGTEALCARMMTHIEEQRRREEDDPELAAAEQELQRRMQVEARERIAALAEARRLARKGSTEAGDDAAGDDDEFDVEVEYRA; encoded by the coding sequence ATGAAGTTCGTCGATGAAGTCGCGATTCGTGTGCACGCCGGCAATGGCGGCAACGGCTGTGTCAGCTTCCGCCGCGAGAAGTACGTGCCGTTCGGTGGCCCGGACGGTGGCGACGGTGGTGATGGCGGCAGTATCTGGTTGCTGGCCGATGCTGCGCTGAACACCATGGTCGATTATCGCTACACGCGGCAGTTTCGCGCCGCGAACGGCAAGGCGGGGTCTGGCGCCAACTGTACCGGCAGGAGCGGGGAGGACCTCGTGCTGCCGGTTCCGGTAGGCACCACCGTGATGGACGAGGACACCGGCGAGGTGATAGGTGATCTGACCGCCTCCGGGCAGCGTCTGCTCGTCGCGCAGGGTGGCTTTCATGGTCTCGGCAACACGCGCTTCAAGTCCAGCACGAACCGCGCCCCGCGTCAGAGCACGCCCGGCTCCGATGGCGAGGCGCGCAGCCTGCGGCTCGAGCTCAAGCTGCTTGCCGATGTGGGGCTGCTCGGGCTGCCGAACGCCGGCAAGTCGACTTTCATTCGCGCAGTCTCGGCGGCACGTCCGAAGGTTGCGGATTACCCGTTCACGACGCTGGTGCCGAATCTCGGCGTGGTGCGCATCGCGCAGCACCGCAGTTTCGTGATTGCCGACATCCCCGGGCTGATCGAGGGTGCTTCGGAGGGAGCCGGGTTGGGAGTGCGCTTCCTGAAGCATCTCACGCGAACGCGGTTGTTGCTGCACCTGGTCGATGTGCAGCCGCTGGATGGTTCCGATCCGGTGGAGTCCGTGCGCGCCATCGAACGTGAGCTGCTGCGTTTCAGCGCCACGCTGGCGGAGCGTGAGCGGTGGCTGGTACTGAACAAGACCGATCTGTTGCCACTCGAGGAAATGAGTGCTGTCTGTGACGACATCATCGCGCGGCTCGGCTGGCGTGGTCCGGCGTTCCGCATCTCGGCACTTGCGGCTGACGGTACCGAGGCGCTTTGTGCACGCATGATGACGCATATCGAGGAACAGCGTCGGCGCGAGGAAGATGATCCGGAACTTGCAGCAGCCGAGCAGGAGTTGCAGCGACGCATGCAGGTCGAGGCGCGCGAGCGTATCGCAGCGCTGGCCGAGGCCAGACGCCTGGCGCGCAAGGGCTCGACCGAGGCAGGTGATGATGCCGCTGGCGATGACGATGAGTTCGATGTCGAGGTGGAGTACCGCGCATGA
- the rplU gene encoding 50S ribosomal protein L21 codes for MYAVIESGGKQHRVQEGEVLKLEKLEVATGDTVSFDRVLLVGSGADVKIGAPFVSGSTVAAEVLGHGRHDKVRIIKFRRRKHYKRETGHRQWYTAVRITGINAG; via the coding sequence ATGTATGCAGTGATCGAGAGCGGTGGCAAGCAGCACCGCGTGCAGGAAGGTGAAGTGCTGAAGCTGGAGAAGCTCGAGGTTGCCACCGGTGACACCGTCAGCTTCGACCGTGTGCTGCTCGTGGGCAGTGGCGCCGATGTGAAGATCGGCGCCCCGTTCGTATCCGGCAGCACGGTTGCGGCCGAGGTGCTTGGTCATGGCCGCCACGACAAGGTACGGATCATCAAGTTCCGCCGCCGCAAGCACTACAAGCGTGAGACCGGTCATCGGCAGTGGTACACGGCGGTCAGGATCACCGGTATCAACGCAGGCTAA
- a CDS encoding tyrosine-protein phosphatase, whose protein sequence is MSIDDAFPVHVARTPEGDYLLTWTDEFSNHDVDVSMGTAPELAAGSEPVVRAAHSGVRVAGGPGRRRRYFHLRPTRGEAVTAAERALPLDAGTNFRDLGGYRTESGRRVGWGRLFRSGHTDALSERDVAYLDGLDIRVCCDFRRLDEHHLEPPRLPVTTRVVSVTIDPGSSTSFFERLAEGGVDPAEMAAFMEDANREFVRHHTLQFRRMFEELLALAEGAFMINCAAGKDRTGFGAAMILAALGVPEQAIVADYLLSGRYFPIERELARVQRKYSGHSGRVLDVDMMMPMMQARREYIEAALAAIREDYGTLEHFLEQALGVGAEARRELRERLTV, encoded by the coding sequence ATGTCGATCGACGACGCATTTCCCGTACACGTTGCACGCACGCCCGAGGGTGATTATCTGCTCACCTGGACCGACGAGTTCAGCAACCACGATGTCGACGTGAGCATGGGAACTGCGCCGGAACTTGCTGCCGGCAGTGAACCCGTGGTGCGTGCCGCGCACTCCGGGGTGCGTGTCGCGGGCGGGCCCGGGCGCCGGCGGCGCTACTTTCACCTGCGCCCGACACGTGGCGAGGCGGTCACTGCCGCCGAACGCGCCCTGCCGCTCGATGCCGGTACGAACTTTCGTGACCTCGGGGGCTATCGTACCGAGAGCGGGCGTCGGGTTGGCTGGGGGCGGCTGTTCCGTTCGGGGCATACGGACGCGCTCAGCGAGCGCGACGTCGCGTATCTCGATGGACTCGACATTCGTGTGTGCTGCGATTTCCGCCGCCTGGACGAACATCACCTCGAGCCGCCACGGCTGCCCGTCACTACGCGCGTCGTCAGCGTCACGATCGATCCGGGCAGTTCGACGTCGTTCTTCGAGCGTCTTGCCGAGGGCGGTGTGGATCCCGCCGAAATGGCTGCGTTCATGGAGGATGCGAATCGCGAGTTCGTGCGTCATCACACCCTGCAGTTCCGGCGCATGTTCGAGGAGCTGCTCGCGTTGGCGGAAGGTGCGTTCATGATCAACTGCGCGGCCGGCAAGGACCGTACGGGCTTTGGCGCCGCAATGATCCTGGCCGCGCTGGGGGTTCCCGAACAGGCGATCGTCGCCGACTACCTGTTGTCCGGGCGCTACTTTCCGATAGAGCGGGAACTCGCGCGCGTGCAGCGCAAATACTCGGGTCATTCCGGGCGCGTGCTCGACGTCGACATGATGATGCCGATGATGCAGGCGCGGAGGGAATACATCGAAGCCGCGCTTGCGGCGATCCGCGAGGATTACGGTACGCTCGAGCATTTCCTCGAACAGGCACTCGGTGTGGGTGCCGAAGCACGCCGCGAACTGCGCGAACGCCTTACCGTGTAG
- a CDS encoding polyprenyl synthetase family protein produces the protein MDYICPEIQPDFAAVNHLVIQRLHSEVMLVESIGHYIVEGGGKRMRPLITVLAARALGYDGVRHVDLAAVIEFLHTATLLHDDVVDVSALRRGRATANANWGNAPSVLVGDFIYSRAFQVLVDIGDMDILRLVSDTTNLIAEGEVEQLARAGDPATTEAQYLQVIHKKTAVLFAAAAEGAAILAGADTITRRAMRDYGLHLGLAFQLIDDVLDYTGDPAIMGKNLGDDLAEGKPTLPLIHALATATPERASVVREAILRRDATRLADVGETVRLCGALEYTTERAKMHRDRAVQALDGVATSPFRDNLLQIADLSVARQG, from the coding sequence ATGGACTACATTTGCCCGGAGATCCAGCCCGACTTTGCCGCCGTCAACCATCTGGTGATCCAGCGACTGCACTCCGAGGTGATGCTGGTCGAGAGCATCGGTCACTACATCGTCGAAGGTGGCGGCAAGCGCATGCGCCCACTGATCACCGTGCTCGCTGCGCGCGCTCTCGGCTATGACGGTGTGCGCCACGTCGACCTGGCGGCAGTGATCGAGTTCCTGCACACCGCCACGCTGCTGCACGATGATGTGGTCGATGTTTCCGCACTTCGCCGCGGACGCGCCACCGCCAACGCGAACTGGGGCAATGCCCCGAGCGTGCTGGTCGGCGATTTCATCTATTCCCGCGCCTTCCAGGTACTGGTCGACATCGGCGACATGGATATCCTGCGCCTGGTCTCCGACACCACCAACCTGATCGCCGAGGGCGAGGTGGAACAACTCGCGCGTGCGGGCGATCCGGCCACCACGGAGGCGCAGTACCTGCAGGTGATTCACAAGAAGACTGCCGTGTTGTTCGCTGCCGCGGCCGAAGGCGCGGCGATCCTCGCCGGCGCAGACACGATCACGCGCCGAGCGATGCGCGACTACGGCCTGCATCTCGGGCTCGCGTTCCAGCTGATCGACGACGTACTCGACTACACGGGCGATCCCGCCATCATGGGCAAGAACCTCGGGGACGACCTTGCCGAAGGCAAGCCGACCTTACCGCTGATCCATGCGCTGGCGACCGCCACACCCGAACGCGCGAGCGTGGTACGCGAAGCCATTCTGCGACGGGATGCCACCCGTCTCGCCGATGTGGGCGAGACGGTGCGCCTGTGCGGGGCGCTCGAATACACCACGGAACGTGCGAAGATGCATCGCGACCGTGCGGTACAGGCACTGGATGGGGTCGCCACATCGCCGTTTCGCGACAACCTGCTGCAGATCGCCGACCTGTCAGTCGCACGTCAGGGTTAG
- a CDS encoding protein-L-isoaspartate(D-aspartate) O-methyltransferase yields the protein MIQVIEDHMRDTCTEVGRHALSPRVIDALRRVPRERFVPPGLARRAYGDSPLPIGHGQTISQPFIVALMTELLDTRPDDRVLEIGSGSGYQAAILAELVREVYGIEIVAELAQRAAQVLRELDYRNVTLKCGDGWHGWPEHAPFDGIMVTAAGAGVPDPLLRQLRTGGKLVLPVEDSAGWQSLDVIERTGEDTFHTHHTIAVRFVPLTGRH from the coding sequence ATGATCCAGGTGATCGAGGATCATATGCGAGACACCTGCACGGAGGTTGGTCGCCACGCCCTGTCACCACGCGTCATCGACGCCCTGCGCAGGGTGCCGCGCGAACGCTTCGTGCCGCCCGGACTGGCGCGGCGGGCGTACGGTGATTCACCGCTGCCGATCGGTCACGGACAGACGATCTCGCAGCCTTTCATCGTGGCGCTGATGACGGAACTGCTGGACACCCGCCCCGACGATCGCGTGCTCGAGATCGGCAGCGGCTCGGGCTACCAGGCCGCAATCCTCGCGGAGCTCGTGCGCGAGGTCTACGGCATCGAGATCGTGGCGGAACTGGCGCAGCGGGCCGCGCAGGTGCTGCGCGAACTCGACTACCGCAACGTCACGCTGAAGTGCGGCGACGGCTGGCACGGCTGGCCCGAACACGCGCCTTTCGACGGCATCATGGTCACGGCGGCAGGAGCCGGCGTTCCCGACCCGCTGCTGCGCCAGTTGCGTACCGGCGGCAAGCTGGTGCTGCCCGTGGAAGACAGCGCAGGATGGCAGAGCCTCGACGTGATCGAACGCACCGGTGAAGACACGTTCCATACACACCACACGATTGCGGTTCGCTTCGTGCCATTGACCGGAAGGCACTGA
- the rpmA gene encoding 50S ribosomal protein L27 — protein sequence MAHKKAGGSTRNGRDSESKRLGVKRFGGQVVKAGNIIVRQRGTQFHPGVNVGLGKDHTLFAKADGRVEFTVKGPFSRRKVNIVPA from the coding sequence ATGGCTCACAAGAAGGCAGGTGGCAGTACCCGTAACGGGCGTGACTCCGAGAGCAAGCGCCTCGGCGTGAAGCGCTTTGGGGGCCAGGTCGTGAAGGCCGGCAACATCATCGTTCGTCAGCGCGGCACGCAGTTCCATCCCGGCGTGAATGTCGGCCTGGGCAAGGACCACACGCTGTTCGCGAAGGCCGATGGTCGCGTCGAGTTCACCGTGAAGGGTCCGTTCAGCCGCAGGAAGGTCAACATCGTCCCGGCCTGA
- a CDS encoding glutamate 5-kinase, giving the protein MRARGELTRARRWVIKIGSTLLTDGGRGLHREAIADWVAQMAELRARGIEVVLVSSGSVAEGMARLGWSARPAEIHRLQAAAAVGQMGLVQTYETFFHEHGLRTAQILLVHDDLGNRQRYLNARSTLKTLLELGVVPVINENDTVATDEIRFGDNDTLGALVANLIEADVLVILTDQPGLFARDPRRDPQAPLVHDADANDQALEQMAGGSGTEFGRGGMITKVRAARIAARSGAETVIVGGRAERVLLRVAAGEELGTWLHTSEAPLAARKRWLAGQLQVRGRLVLDEGAVRVLRESGRSLLPVGVREVHGDFTRGELVVCSGPDGRDVAKGLMNYSAAEARRIMGLPTRRIQEELGYCDGEEMIHRDNLVLC; this is encoded by the coding sequence ATGAGAGCCAGGGGTGAACTCACCCGTGCGCGACGCTGGGTGATCAAGATCGGCAGCACGCTGCTCACCGACGGCGGACGCGGCTTGCATCGTGAGGCGATCGCGGACTGGGTCGCCCAGATGGCCGAGCTGCGTGCGCGCGGCATCGAGGTGGTGCTGGTGTCCTCGGGTTCCGTCGCAGAGGGCATGGCGCGGCTTGGCTGGAGTGCCCGTCCGGCGGAGATTCATCGGCTGCAGGCAGCGGCTGCAGTCGGGCAGATGGGTCTGGTCCAGACCTACGAGACGTTTTTCCACGAGCACGGGTTGCGTACGGCGCAGATACTGCTGGTGCACGATGATCTCGGCAACCGCCAGCGCTATCTGAATGCGCGCAGCACGCTGAAGACGCTGCTCGAACTCGGTGTGGTGCCGGTGATCAACGAAAACGACACCGTGGCGACCGACGAGATCCGTTTCGGTGACAACGATACCCTGGGTGCGCTGGTCGCGAATCTGATCGAAGCCGACGTGCTGGTGATCCTGACCGACCAGCCGGGGTTGTTTGCACGTGACCCGCGCCGGGATCCGCAGGCCCCGCTGGTGCACGACGCAGACGCCAACGACCAGGCGCTCGAGCAGATGGCCGGTGGCAGCGGTACGGAGTTCGGTCGCGGCGGCATGATCACGAAGGTGCGCGCAGCACGCATCGCCGCGCGTTCGGGTGCGGAGACCGTGATCGTCGGTGGGCGCGCCGAACGGGTGTTGCTGCGTGTCGCCGCAGGCGAGGAGCTCGGTACCTGGCTGCATACCAGCGAGGCGCCGCTTGCCGCGCGCAAGCGCTGGCTGGCGGGACAGCTGCAGGTGCGTGGAAGACTGGTGCTCGACGAGGGTGCGGTGCGCGTGTTGCGCGAATCGGGGCGTAGCCTGCTGCCGGTCGGGGTGCGCGAAGTGCACGGGGATTTCACGCGTGGTGAGCTGGTGGTGTGTTCGGGGCCGGATGGGCGCGACGTTGCCAAGGGATTGATGAACTACAGTGCCGCCGAGGCGCGGCGCATCATGGGGCTGCCGACCAGGCGCATCCAGGAGGAACTGGGGTATTGCGACGGTGAGGAGATGATCCATCGCGACAACCTGGTGCTCTGTTGA
- the rpsT gene encoding 30S ribosomal protein S20, whose product MANTVQARKRARQAEKRRQHNASFRSMVRTSIKRVIAAIREGDAVKAQAAYIAAVPVIDRMADKGIIHKNKAARHKSRLNGQIKVLAQKAA is encoded by the coding sequence GTGGCAAACACCGTGCAGGCAAGAAAGCGCGCGCGTCAGGCTGAAAAGCGCCGCCAACACAACGCCAGCTTCCGTTCGATGGTGCGCACGTCCATCAAGCGCGTGATCGCAGCCATCCGGGAGGGTGATGCCGTGAAGGCTCAGGCTGCCTACATTGCCGCCGTGCCGGTGATCGACCGCATGGCAGACAAGGGCATCATTCACAAGAACAAGGCCGCGCGGCACAAGAGCCGTCTGAACGGGCAGATCAAGGTGCTGGCGCAGAAGGCCGCCTGA
- a CDS encoding diacylglycerol kinase has protein sequence MGGADTPRQRLPVNGQRSTVNGASAIETQTRKEGRRGVLHAVDAFAFSMQGLRTAWRQETAFRLECAMLVPLAPLAFVLAHDAVELVLLLGSCGLVLLAEMFNSAIERVVDRISTETHQLSGEAKDFGSAGVFIAMMLVLLAWLAIAWQNLGPAS, from the coding sequence ATGGGCGGCGCCGACACGCCACGCCAGCGCTTGCCTGTCAACGGTCAACGGTCAACGGTCAACGGAGCCAGTGCGATAGAAACGCAAACTCGCAAGGAAGGTCGTCGCGGCGTGTTGCATGCAGTCGACGCATTCGCATTCTCGATGCAGGGGCTGCGCACTGCGTGGCGGCAGGAGACGGCTTTCCGTCTGGAGTGCGCCATGCTGGTACCGCTGGCACCGCTCGCTTTCGTGCTCGCGCACGATGCGGTGGAACTGGTGCTGCTGCTCGGTTCCTGCGGACTCGTACTGCTGGCCGAGATGTTCAATTCAGCCATCGAGCGGGTGGTCGATCGCATCAGTACCGAGACGCACCAGCTTTCCGGCGAAGCGAAGGATTTCGGCTCTGCCGGGGTGTTCATCGCGATGATGCTGGTGCTGCTGGCCTGGCTTGCGATCGCCTGGCAGAACCTGGGGCCGGCTTCCTGA
- a CDS encoding aldehyde dehydrogenase family protein — translation MSIYAPVVKEGESRRVLALRSPIDLAPIGELVCANRDDVHAAVARAHAAQSTWAAKSFDERAAYMQRALHVLLARQDEIIDTVVRETGKARLDAMSMEIFAAADSLCYYAKNAGKFLKPQRKRVHGLLGIAKQLRIVYRPLGVIGVITPWNAPFVLAMNPSVQALMAGNAVVLKGSEVTPYSTRLVEDIFREAGLPDGLLQVLMGDGETGAHLVDSAIDKIAFTGSVRTGRLIAEACGRRLVPCTLELGGKDAMIVCEDADLDRAAAGAIVGSCMNTGHYCCGTERIYVVEPVYDAFLAKVVEGTRKLRQGSSLGFEEDVGAVFWDRQMAIIEEHVADARAKGATVHVGGRRNPDLPGLYYEPTVISGVDSGMQIMREETFGPILCVQKVRDVEEALRLANDSPYGLNGNVWTRDKQKGFAIATRMDTGSVSVNDMAMSYGVPAAPFGGRKESGIGQVNGEVGLRGYCHAMPVVIDRFGGKELPSAYPYTLKKAEGMRKLMSFLWTTPLGRWLS, via the coding sequence ATGTCGATCTATGCACCGGTAGTGAAGGAAGGCGAATCGCGACGCGTACTCGCGCTGCGCAGCCCCATCGATCTGGCACCGATCGGTGAACTCGTGTGCGCGAACCGCGACGACGTGCACGCAGCCGTTGCACGCGCACACGCGGCCCAGTCCACCTGGGCCGCGAAGAGCTTCGACGAGCGCGCCGCATACATGCAGCGCGCGCTGCACGTGCTGCTGGCACGCCAGGACGAGATCATCGACACCGTGGTACGCGAGACCGGCAAGGCGCGCCTCGATGCCATGAGCATGGAGATCTTCGCGGCTGCCGACTCGCTGTGCTATTACGCAAAGAACGCCGGAAAGTTCCTGAAGCCGCAGAGAAAGCGCGTACACGGGCTGCTCGGCATCGCGAAGCAGTTGCGCATCGTCTACCGCCCGCTCGGTGTGATCGGCGTGATCACGCCGTGGAACGCCCCGTTCGTGCTCGCGATGAACCCCAGCGTGCAGGCGCTGATGGCGGGCAACGCGGTGGTGCTGAAGGGCTCCGAGGTAACACCGTATTCCACGCGACTGGTCGAGGACATCTTCCGCGAGGCGGGACTGCCGGACGGGTTGCTGCAGGTGCTGATGGGCGACGGCGAGACCGGCGCACACCTCGTCGACTCTGCGATCGACAAGATCGCGTTTACCGGCAGCGTGCGTACCGGGCGACTGATCGCCGAAGCCTGTGGGCGACGCCTGGTGCCCTGCACGCTGGAACTCGGTGGCAAGGACGCGATGATCGTGTGCGAGGACGCGGACCTCGACCGTGCGGCGGCCGGTGCGATCGTCGGCTCATGCATGAACACCGGCCATTACTGCTGTGGCACCGAGCGCATCTACGTCGTCGAGCCGGTCTACGATGCGTTTCTGGCCAAGGTCGTCGAAGGTACGCGCAAGCTTCGCCAGGGGTCCTCGCTTGGCTTCGAGGAAGACGTGGGCGCGGTGTTCTGGGATCGCCAGATGGCGATCATCGAGGAACATGTGGCCGATGCACGTGCGAAGGGTGCAACGGTCCACGTCGGCGGCCGACGCAACCCGGACCTGCCCGGACTGTACTACGAGCCGACCGTGATCAGCGGTGTCGACTCGGGAATGCAGATCATGCGCGAAGAGACCTTCGGCCCTATCCTGTGCGTACAGAAGGTGCGCGATGTCGAGGAGGCGCTGCGCCTCGCGAACGACTCACCCTACGGGCTGAACGGCAACGTGTGGACGCGCGACAAGCAGAAGGGCTTTGCGATCGCCACGCGCATGGATACCGGCTCGGTGTCGGTCAACGACATGGCGATGTCCTACGGGGTGCCGGCAGCACCGTTCGGCGGGCGCAAGGAAAGCGGTATAGGACAGGTCAACGGCGAGGTCGGCCTGCGCGGCTACTGCCACGCGATGCCGGTCGTGATCGACCGCTTTGGCGGCAAGGAACTGCCGAGCGCCTATCCGTACACGCTGAAGAAGGCCGAAGGCATGCGCAAGCTGATGAGCTTCCTCTGGACCACGCCGCTCGGTCGCTGGCTGTCCTGA